In Rosa chinensis cultivar Old Blush chromosome 1, RchiOBHm-V2, whole genome shotgun sequence, a genomic segment contains:
- the LOC112173362 gene encoding uncharacterized protein C16G5.07c, translating to MFKPKSLNALRSVRHLNHSSSASSWLSQLSPSSSSSSFARSDSFQTVRNYASGVDDRNHITFGTRRVLVPPRRAVVIKRWFGMYSKTLLSGEYFLIPYFDKIASVHCLKPKTINLLAQKAITKNNVSLTVTGHLTLKIVEPLLASYAVDNPIDKATGLAQSILCDVVGELTVEQIMKEQRSLNLHISSFLNDRICRWGLSCEAFEINDIALPHEVKKAIEDFKATKAKRAAILESVADFFSKATKEAGGRRGSPSN from the exons ATGTTTAAGCCTAAATCCCTTAACGCGTTGAGATCTGTGAGGCACCTCAACCATTCCTCATCTGCCAGCTCTTGGTTATCCCAGTTGTCTCCGTCGTCGTCGTCTTCTTCGTTTGCTCGATCGGACAGTTTCCAGACCGTTCGAAATTACGCCAGCGGTGTCGATGACAG AAATCATATCACTTTTGGGACTCGTCGAGTTCTGGTGCCTCCCAGGCGGGCTGTTGTCATTAAGCGGTGGTTTGGAATGTACTCCAAGACCCTATTATCTGGAGAATATTTCTTAATTCCGTATTTTGATAAAATTGCTTCCGTGCATTGCTTGAAACCCAAGACCATAAATCTTCTTGCCCAGAAAGCTATAACCAAAAACAACGTGAGCCTTACTGTTACTGGCCATTTAACACTCAAG ATTGTGGAGCCTCTGTTAGCCTCTTATGCGGTCGACAATCCCATTGATAAGGCTACTGGTCTTGCTCAGAGTATTCTGTGTGATGTAGTTGGTGAACTCACTGTTGAACAGATAATGAAAGAGCAGCGAAGCCTCAATCTACACATATCG TCATTTCTCAACGACAGGATCTGTAGATGGGGCTTGTCTTGTGAGGCATTTGAGATAA ATGACATAGCACTTCCACATGAGGTGAAGAAAGCTATTGAGGACTTTAAGGCAACCAAAGCAAAGAGAGCTGCCATACTGGAGTCAG TTGCTGACTTCTTCTCCAAGGCTACTAAGGAAGCTGGTGGGAGACGAG GTTCTCCATCAAACTAA
- the LOC112195197 gene encoding flowering time control protein FY, whose product MMYPDPQQQQQHQQQQQQQQQQQHYHQQQQQHHQHQQQHHQHQQQGGDFHRGPPPMMRQPSASSTNMPPDYHHPSAPGPPVPPYDVHGDGFGAKRNRKQTQRRAVDYTSTVVRYTQTRMWQRDARDRTVLQPTPAAAIDMLPTVAYSNNPSTGFAAKFVHTSTNKVRNSINRVLWTPPGRRLITGSQNGEFTLWNGQSFNFEMILQAHDQAIRSMVWSHNENWMVSGDDGGSIKYWQTNMNNVKANKSAHKESVQDLSFCKTDLKFCSCSNDTSVKIWDFARCQEERTLTGHGWDVKSVDWHPTKSLLASGGKDQLVKLWDAKSGRELCSFHGHKNLVQSVKWNQNGNWLLTASKDQVIKLYDIRAMKELESFRGHRKEVTALAWHPFHEEYFVSGSSDGSIFHWLVGHETPQVEIVNAHDNSVWDLQWHPIGYILCSGSNDHTTKFWCRNRPGDTGRDKFNINQSQGYGDQNSAFAGRMTGNFPLHDGPPTPGPFTPGGTRNEGTIPGVGVAMPLAIPSLDASIQGEQQQPHAHSMPLGAPPLPPGPHPSLLAANQQQPYHQNAQQQHQQHQGHPQQMPPLPMPPPNMPQLQPPSHLPLLPHPHLRPPPQMPPLGMPSSVSGSLPMPSSVPTSLSMPMGMQGTMNQMVHQLPQGHYMGMNPPPPAGGFPNGMPNMQGPSNASGGQMYSHAGTFNRAQSGQMPMLPGYNPYQPRGQSGMPQPPPGPPPHGQTPQ is encoded by the exons ATGATGTACCCTGATCCtcaacagcagcagcaacaccaacagcaacagcagcagcagcagcaacaacaacactatcaccagcagcagcagcaacaccACCAGCACCAGCAGCAACACCATCAGCATCAGCAGCAAGGTGGAGACTTTCACAGGGGCCCACCGCCGATGATGCGTCAGCCGTCTGCTTCTTCTACTAACATGCCTCCGGATTATCACCACCCCTCCGCCCCTGGTCCTCCTGTTCCTCCTTATGATG TTCATGGTGATGGTTTTGGTGCAAAGAGGAACAGAAAGCAGACTCAGAGAAGGGCAGTTGATTACACCAGCACTGTCGTGCGGTATACACAG ACTAGAATGTGGCAGCGGGATGCGAGGGATAGGACAGTATTGCAACCTACACCAGCAGCAGCAATTGAC ATGTTGCCGACAGTTGCCTATTCAAATAACCCATCTACGGGCTTTGCTGCAAAGTTTGTGCATACTTCCACAAACAAAGTCCGTAATTCAATTAATCGGGTTTTG TGGACTCCTCCTGGGAGGCGTCTTATTACAGGCTCTCAAAATGGGGAATTCACTCTTTGGAATGGCCAATCATTTAATTTTGAAATGATTCTTCAG GCTCATGATCAAGCAATCAGATCTATGGtctggagtcataatgaaaattgGATGGTCTCTGGTGATGATGGAGGATCAATAAA GTATTGGCAGACCAACATGAATAATGTGAAGGCCAATAAATCTGCTCACAAAGAATCTGTTCAGGACTTAAG CTTCTGTAAGACTGACTTGAAGTTCTGTTCCTGTTCGAATGATACTTCTGTTAAAATATGGGATTTTGCACGGTGCCAAGAAGAGCGCACGTTGACTG GCCATGGTTGGGATGTGAAGAGTGTTGACTGGCACCCTACAAAGTCTCTACTAGCTTCAG GTGGGAAAGACCAGCTTGTCAAACTTTGGGATGCTAAGTCAGGGCGAGAACTATGTTCATT TCATGGTCACAAAAATTTGGTGCAATCTGTTAAATGGAACCAAAATGGCAACTGGCTGCTAACTGCTTCTAAGGATCAAGTCATAAAG CTTTATGACATAAGGGCTATGAAGGAGCTTGAATCTTTCCGTGGGCATCGGAAGGAAGTGACTG CTCTGGCTTGGCATCCTtttcatgaagaatattttGTCAGTGGGAGTTCTGATGGATCCATTTTCCATTGGCTTGTTGG GCATGAGACTCCCCAGGTTGAAATTGTTAATGCACACGATAACAGTGTGTGGGATCTCCAATGGCACCCTATTGGCTATATTCTTTGCAG TGGTAGCAATGATCACACAACAAAGTTTTGGTGCAGAAACAGGCCAGGAGACACTGGTCGCGATAAATTTAACATCAATCAGAGTCAAG GTTACGGTGATCAAAACTCTGCTTTTGCTGGTCGCATGACGGGTAATTTTCCATTACACGATGGACCACCAACTCCAGGACCATTTACTCCCGGGGGAACTCGAAATGAAGGAACCATTCCAGGGGTTGGAGTAGCTATGCCGTTAGCCATACCATCCCTTGACGCATCTATTCAGGGAGAACAACAGCAACCTCATGCACATTCAATGCCTTTAGGAGCTCCTCCTCTCCCACCTGGTCCACATCCTTCTCTTCTTGCTGCAAATCAGCAGCAACCATATCATCAAAATGCGCAACAGCAACATCAGCAACACCAAGGTCACCCACAACAAATGCCCCCTTTGCCTATGCCACCTCCAAATATGCCACAGCTACAGCCTCCATCCCATTTACCCTTGCTGCCGCATCCTCATTTACGTCCACCACCCCAAATGCCCCCACTCGGTATGCCATCTTCAGTGTCCGGATCTTTGCCTATGCCTTCATCAGTTCCAACATCACTTTCAATGCCAATG GGCATGCAAGGTACAATGAATCAGATGGTTCATCAATTGCCACAAGGTCATTATATGGGCATGAACCCACCTCCACCTGCTGGAGGTTTCCCAAATGGGATGCCGAACATGCAGGGCCCATCTAATGCAAGTGGAGGGCAAATGTATTCTCATGCTGGCACCTTCAATCGTGCACAATCTGGACAAATGCCAATGCTACCGGGGTATAATCCCTACCAG CCCAGGGGTCAATCCGGTATGCCTCAGCCTCCACCAGGGCCACCACCACATGGGCAAACACCTCAGTAG
- the LOC121051028 gene encoding uncharacterized protein LOC121051028, with product MATAIRRAKTAMRSAVGRVAYDNLYLETRCINNFIVTSPPPIHWSGGFLVPNTQAVVIERFGKYPKNATTRNSIPLSVSAEFTMMISDPVLASYEVDNPVVETIALAQRTLRSVIGQFTFEHILQCRGYLHNHLIFALVHEVGRWGVACRSFEITYQLFHLSLKKFLRTGRQRNKTKDWQRFLAFRPMPKLVRGKAIPDTCLLRASQFHASNQT from the exons ATGGCTACAGCTATTAGGCGTGCCAAGACTGCCATGCGTTCTGCGGTTGGGAGAGTGGCTTATGATAACTTATATCTCGAAACACGATGCATCAACAATTTCATAGTG acTAGTCCTCCCCCGATTCATTGGAGTGGTGGGTTTCTGGTGCCCAATACCCAGGCGGTTGTGATCGAGCGGTTTGGAAAGTACCCCAAG AACGCTACGACCAGGAATTCTATTCCCCTTTCGGTTTCTGCGGAATTTACAATGATG ATTTCGGACCCTGTGCTGGCCTCTTATGAGGTTGACAATCCCGTGGTCGAGACTATTGCTCTTGCGCAGCGTACTCTTCGTTCTGTAATTGGGCAATTCACTTTCGAGCACATACTACAGTGTCGTGGATACCTTCATAATCATCTAATT TTTGCACTCGTCCACGAGGTAGGGAGATGGGGAGTTGCTTGTCGGAGCTTTGAGATAA CTTATCAGCTGTTTCACCTGAGTTTAAAAAAGTTCTTGAGGACCGGAAGGCagagaaacaaaacaaaggATTGGCAG AGGTTCTTAGCATTTCGTCCAATGCCCAAGCTTGTGCGGGGTAAAGCTATTCCAGACACCTGTTTGCTCCGAGCTTCTCAATTCCATGCATCAAACCAGACTTAG
- the LOC112173378 gene encoding nuclear intron maturase 4, mitochondrial, with protein MSYDKRLTAVRKAASLTARLCEKVQKTLVKSNTSSKSDKSPITVAHHGRASKRIQEFADHSTVATAGDDINNSICKMKLAENLACLVDESSHIDERGRPRSRMELKRSLELRIKKRVKEQYLNGKFRDLMAKVIANPETLQDAYDCIRLNSNIDVVVNDKKTSFDSLAEELYLGNFDVNANTFSISTKNARKDVLVLPNVNLKVIQEAIRIVLEVVYKPHFSKISHGYRSGRGHSTALKYISKETASSDWWFILLINKKLDACILAKLISVMEEKIEDPSLYGMIQSMLHANVLNFEFGGFPKGHGLPQEGVLSPILMNIYLDLFDREFYRLSMKYEALIPGLHTDQKSQSRLRSWFRRNLKGNDLGCVGEESFRVHSCRFMDEIFFSVAGSKDAALDFKSEVQNYLQKSLHLEVDDQTELLPFQMSQGIRFLGTLIRRNVKESPATKAVHKLKEKVALFGLQKQEAWDSGTVSIGKKWLGHALKKVKESEIKHLADSRSVLSQISHCRKSGMETDHWYKYMLKIWMQDVKAKAEESEEAILSKYVAEPALPEELRNSFYEFQRHVEKYVSSETTSTLALLPNAGSSTDSVIVTEIIAPVIAIKKRLLRYGLLTRDGYPRTCSLLVLQDNVQIIDWFSGIVRRWLRWYAKCDNFNEVKLLISDLVRKSCIRTLAAKYRVHEAEIEKRFDTELSSIPSTLEVEQEMVSETSDPQALENDEALMYGISYSGLCLLSLARMVSQSRPCNCFVIGCTAPAPSVYTIHVMERQKFPGWKTGFSSCIHPSLNRRRIGLCKQHLKNLYLGHMSLQSIDFGAWK; from the coding sequence ATGTCTTATGACAAAAGGCTCACTGCTGTCAGAAAAGCTGCCTCTCTCACTGCTCGCCTTTGTGAGAAGGTGCAAAAGACACTGGTGAAGTCGAACACTTCTTCAAAATCAGATAAAAGTCCCATCACAGTGGCCCATCATGGAAGAGCTTCCAAAAGAATACAAGAATTTGCAGATCATTCTACTGTCGCTACTGCTGGAGATGATATTAATAACAGCATTTGTAAAATGAAATTGGCAGAGAACTTAGCCTGTCTTGTTGATGAATCTTCTCATATAGATGAGAGAGGAAGACCCAGGAGCAGAATGGAACTTAAGAGGTCTCTTGAACTGCGCATTAAGAAGAGGGTGAAGGAACAATACCTCAATGGGAAGTTTCGAGACCTAATGGCAAAAGTCATTGCCAATCCAGAAACTCTTCAAGATGCTTATGATTGTATCAGACTCAACTCCAATATTGATGTAGTTGTAAATGATAAGAAAACTTCTTTTGATTCTTTggctgaagagctgtatcttgGGAATTTTGATGTTAATGCTAATACCTTCTCTATCTCAACAaagaatgcaaggaaagatgTTTTAGTGCTTCCCAATGTGAATCTGAAGGTCATTCAGGAAGCCATCAGAATTGTATTAGAAGTTGTTTACAAGCCCCACTTCTCTAAAATTTCACATGGTTACCGAAGTGGGAGGGGGCATTCTACAGCTTTGAAGTACATAAGCAAGGAAACTGCTAGTTCTGATTGGTGGTTTATATTGCTCATTAACAAAAAGCTAGATGCTTGTATTCTTGCTAAACTGATATCAGTAATGGAGGAGAAGATAGAAGACCCTAGCCTCTATGGTATGATCCAAAGCATGTTGCACGCTAATGTACTCAATTTCGAGTTTGGTGGTTTCCCAAAAGGTCATGGTCTTCCACAGGAGGGAGTATTGTCCCCTATATTAATGAATATTTATCTTGACCTATTTGACCGCGAATTTTACAGATTATCAATGAAGTATGAAGCTCTCATTCCAGGTTTACATACTGATCAAAAGTCCCAGTCTAGGTTGCGCAGCTGGTTTAGGAGGAACTTGAAAGGTAATGATCTTGGCTGTGTAGGTGAAGAGAGTTTTAGAGTCCATTCTTGTCGCTTCATGGATGAGATATTCTTTTCAGTTGCTGGTTCTAAGGATGCAGCTCTTGATTTCAAATCTGAGGTTCAAAATTACTTGCAGAAGTCTTTGCACTTGGAAGTTGATGATCAAACAGAATTATTGCCATTTCAAATGTCGCAGGGGATCCGCTTTTTAGGCACCTTGATTAGAAGAAATGTGAAAGAAAGTCCTGCGACAAAAGCAGTCCACAAGTTAAAGGAAAAAGTTGCtttatttggtctacaaaagcAAGAGGCATGGGATTCTGGAACAGTTAGCATAGGCAAGAAATGGTTGGGTCATGCTTTGAAGAAGGTCAAGGAATCAGAGATCAAGCATTTGGCTGACAGCAGGTCTGTTCTGAGTCAAATTTCCCATTGCCGTAAATCTGGTATGGAAACTGATCATTGGTACAAGTACATGCTGAAGATTTGGATGCAAGATGTCAAAGCCAAAGCAGAAGAGAGCGAGGAAGCTATCCTGTCTAAGTATGTCGCAGAACCAGCTTTACCTGAAGAACTAAGAAACTCCTTTTATGAATTTCAGAGGCATGTGGAAAAATATGTTTCTTCTGAGACCACTTCTACTCTTGCCCTTTTACCAAATGCTGGTTCTTCTACTGACTCTGTCATTGTCACTGAGATAATTGCTCCCGTTATTGCAATAAAAAAGCGTCTCCTACGATATGGATTGCTCACACGTGATGGTTACCCCCGTACATGCTCCTTGCTTGTTTTACAAGATAATGTTCAAATTATCGACTGGTTTTCAGGTATTGTTCGCCGTTGGCTTAGATGGTATGCCAAGTGTGATAACTTCAATGAGGTAAAACTCTTGATCTCTGATCTAGTAAGAAAATCGTGCATCCGAACTCTAGCAGCAAAGTATCGTGTGCACGAAGCTGAGATAGAAAAACGTTTTGACACTGAACTAAGCAGTATTCCCTCTACCCTAGAAGTTGAGCAAGAGATGGTAAGTGAAACATCAGACCCTCAGGCTTTAGAGAACGATGAGGCTTTAATGTATGGAATTTCTTACAGTGGCTTATGTTTGCTCTCTCTCGCAAGAATGGTGAGCCAGTCACGACCTTGCAATTGTTTTGTCATTGGGTGTACAGCTCCAGCACCGAGTGTCTATACTATTCATGTAATGGAAAGGCAAAAATTTCCTGGCTGGAAGACTGGGTTCTCAAGTTGTATTCATCCCAGCTTGAATAGACGGAGAATAGGGTTGTGCAAGCAACACTTAAAGAATTTGTATCTTGGTCATATGTCACTTCAATCCATTGATTTTGGGGCATGGAAATGA